In a genomic window of Flavobacteriales bacterium:
- a CDS encoding phosphoribosyltransferase: MSERTLVLDHDQVQRKLRRIAHQLHEEHHAEKEIVLVGIAPRGATLAKRLTALLESISEMKVRLVELKLDKDHPLERPVQLGIEPKDLKNRVVVLVDDVLMSGRTLMHAASYLVQAPIKRLTTVVLVDRRHRLFPIRADIVGLTLSTTLQERISVEFGRKDAVHLR; the protein is encoded by the coding sequence ATGAGCGAGCGCACCTTGGTGCTGGACCATGATCAAGTGCAGCGGAAGCTGCGCCGCATCGCGCATCAGCTGCACGAGGAGCATCATGCCGAGAAGGAGATCGTGCTGGTGGGCATTGCCCCGCGCGGAGCCACGCTGGCCAAGCGTCTGACCGCCCTGCTGGAGAGCATATCCGAAATGAAAGTCCGACTGGTTGAGCTCAAGCTCGACAAGGACCATCCGCTTGAGCGCCCTGTGCAGCTCGGCATTGAGCCCAAGGATCTGAAGAACCGTGTGGTGGTGCTCGTGGATGATGTATTGATGAGCGGCCGCACGTTGATGCATGCCGCCAGCTATCTGGTCCAGGCTCCGATCAAGCGCCTCACCACCGTGGTGCTCGTGGACCGGAGGCACCGGCTATTCCCCATCCGCGCCGATATCGTGGGCCTTACGCTGAGCACCACCCTGCAAGAGCGCATCAGTGTGGAATTCGGGCGAAAGGACGCCGTTCACTTGCGCTGA
- a CDS encoding DUF1801 domain-containing protein: MPQRSAPKEVQEYFESLPDAQREQLGALRSHLRRVWPGAVEDFSYRMPTYCIDGKPAFALAAQKSTVVLHVIAYDLLHPFKNDLMRFDCGPACIRIRVLTPALEDLIDRVIKYVGSQIHTSQHSTRPTRLRASASVK; encoded by the coding sequence ATGCCACAAAGGAGCGCACCCAAGGAGGTCCAGGAGTACTTCGAATCGTTGCCTGATGCCCAGCGCGAGCAGCTTGGTGCTCTGCGCAGCCACCTTCGCCGCGTTTGGCCCGGAGCCGTTGAGGACTTCTCCTATCGGATGCCCACCTACTGCATCGATGGCAAGCCTGCATTCGCCCTGGCCGCGCAGAAGAGCACCGTTGTGCTGCATGTGATCGCATACGACCTGCTTCACCCCTTCAAGAACGACTTGATGCGCTTCGATTGCGGACCCGCCTGCATCCGCATCCGGGTGCTGACACCGGCCTTGGAGGACTTGATCGATCGGGTGATCAAATACGTGGGCAGCCAGATCCATACGAGCCAGCACTCGACCCGTCCCACCCGTCTTCGGGCGTCGGCTTCTGTGAAGTGA
- a CDS encoding peptide deformylase, with translation MILPIRAYGDPVLKKVAQDIKPGHAGLEQLIADMYETMYAANGVGLAAPQVGQSIRLFIVDASPFAVDEDGKPTEEAHLRDFKKVFINPYIVDEEGEEWPFEEGCLSIPGIRENVSRQSRIVLQYMDEGFKAHEEAYDGFAARVIQHEHDHLDGILFVDHLPALRRRLLQGRLRDLSRGKTDATYKLRFTPMK, from the coding sequence ATGATACTGCCTATCCGCGCCTATGGCGATCCCGTGCTGAAGAAGGTGGCCCAGGACATCAAACCCGGGCATGCCGGACTGGAGCAGCTCATCGCGGACATGTACGAGACGATGTACGCGGCGAACGGTGTAGGACTGGCTGCTCCGCAAGTAGGACAGAGCATCCGCCTTTTCATCGTGGATGCCTCGCCATTCGCCGTGGATGAGGATGGGAAGCCAACGGAAGAGGCCCACTTGAGGGACTTCAAGAAGGTCTTCATCAATCCGTACATCGTGGATGAGGAGGGGGAGGAGTGGCCCTTCGAGGAGGGCTGCCTGAGCATTCCAGGCATCCGCGAGAATGTGAGCCGGCAATCCCGGATCGTGCTCCAATACATGGACGAGGGATTCAAGGCGCATGAAGAGGCCTATGATGGCTTCGCAGCACGCGTCATCCAGCACGAGCACGACCACCTCGATGGCATCCTCTTCGTTGACCACCTTCCCGCTCTTCGACGCCGCCTGCTGCAAGGCAGATTGCGCGACCTCTCACGCGGCAAGACCGACGCCACGTACAAGCTCCGATTCACACCTATGAAATGA
- the rlmD gene encoding 23S rRNA (uracil(1939)-C(5))-methyltransferase RlmD: MRQRKPKETIFWEAVPIIGAGANGKALAKVDGLVVFVSEAVPGDVADLRVLAKKKSYAEATAVRIVQPSPDRVPAFCAHFGTCGGCKWQDLSYAKQLEYKQQQVTDNLERIGGLELPPVVPIMPSSALTHYRNKLEFTFSASRWFTKEEIGAPDEFTDRNALGFHIPQRFDRVLDISECHLQPAPSDAIRSFIRAHAKEHGLSFYNIREHIGFLRTLLIRTTTTGECMVLVALGHEDTMARERLLHSLVGAFPRITSVLWTINTKKNDTIYDLEINCFHGRDHIVEELPDGPGGRPLRFRIGPKTFFQTNPQQTIALYKLVRELAGLTGQENVYDLYCGAGSITLYLASGARHVSGVELLPESIADARVNAELNGITNVRFTAGDMKRTLSPDFVREQGRPDVVVTDPPRAGMDEPVTRHLLELDPQRIVYVSCNPATQARDLAILNDRYRIDFVQPVDMFPHTYHVENVVRLARR, encoded by the coding sequence ATGCGCCAACGCAAACCGAAGGAGACCATTTTCTGGGAGGCCGTGCCGATCATCGGGGCTGGGGCCAATGGGAAAGCCCTAGCCAAGGTCGATGGCCTCGTGGTCTTCGTGTCCGAGGCCGTGCCCGGTGATGTGGCCGACCTCCGCGTGCTGGCGAAGAAGAAGAGCTACGCCGAGGCAACCGCGGTCCGGATCGTGCAGCCTTCACCGGACCGCGTGCCGGCTTTCTGCGCGCACTTCGGGACCTGCGGCGGCTGCAAGTGGCAGGACCTCTCCTATGCCAAGCAGCTCGAGTACAAGCAGCAGCAGGTAACCGACAATCTCGAGCGTATCGGCGGCTTGGAACTGCCGCCCGTGGTACCGATCATGCCTTCGTCCGCGCTCACGCATTACCGGAACAAGCTCGAGTTCACCTTCAGCGCGAGCCGTTGGTTCACCAAGGAAGAGATAGGCGCACCCGATGAGTTCACTGACCGCAATGCGCTGGGTTTCCATATCCCGCAGCGCTTCGATCGGGTACTGGACATAAGCGAATGCCACCTGCAGCCTGCACCCAGCGACGCCATACGGAGCTTCATCCGTGCGCATGCAAAGGAGCACGGCCTCAGCTTCTACAACATCCGCGAGCACATCGGCTTCTTGCGAACGCTGCTGATCAGGACCACCACCACGGGAGAGTGCATGGTGCTGGTGGCTCTGGGGCATGAGGATACGATGGCCCGCGAGCGGCTGCTCCATTCTCTTGTTGGTGCTTTCCCGCGGATCACATCCGTGCTATGGACCATCAACACCAAGAAGAACGACACCATATACGACCTGGAGATCAACTGCTTCCATGGTCGTGACCACATCGTTGAAGAGCTGCCGGATGGCCCCGGCGGAAGGCCCTTGCGCTTCCGCATCGGGCCGAAGACCTTCTTCCAGACCAATCCGCAGCAGACCATCGCGCTGTACAAGCTTGTGCGCGAGCTCGCAGGGCTCACAGGGCAGGAGAACGTGTACGACCTGTATTGCGGAGCGGGCAGCATCACGCTATACCTCGCAAGTGGCGCGCGTCATGTGTCGGGCGTGGAACTCTTGCCGGAGAGCATCGCCGACGCGCGCGTGAATGCCGAGCTGAACGGCATCACCAACGTGCGCTTCACCGCCGGCGACATGAAGAGGACCCTGAGCCCCGATTTCGTGCGTGAGCAAGGCAGGCCCGATGTGGTGGTGACCGATCCGCCGCGTGCCGGCATGGACGAGCCCGTGACGCGCCACTTGCTGGAACTGGACCCGCAACGCATCGTGTACGTGAGCTGCAATCCCGCCACGCAAGCACGCGACCTCGCCATCCTCAACGATCGCTACCGCATTGACTTCGTGCAGCCTGTGGACATGTTCCCGCACACCTACCACGTGGAGAATGTGGTGCGGCTCGCGCGACGATGA
- a CDS encoding shikimate kinase (catalyzes the formation of shikimate 3-phosphate from shikimate in aromatic amino acid biosynthesis): MMCCGKSTVGRLLAPRLGLPFIDLDREIEARVGPLLPFVQRSGEEAFRAVESEVLAALADAPDSVIATGGGTPTVPGNLALLRSIGTMVWIDVALETLMPRIERAGGDRPLLFGLKGDALRERVMDLLDQRALAYSQAPVRVRGEGAAEEVVARIEAALLAQRK; this comes from the coding sequence ATGATGTGCTGCGGAAAGAGCACCGTAGGGCGCCTTCTGGCGCCGCGTCTCGGTTTACCATTCATCGACCTGGACCGGGAGATCGAAGCCCGCGTGGGCCCGCTTCTGCCATTCGTGCAGCGCTCTGGGGAGGAGGCTTTCCGCGCGGTAGAAAGCGAGGTGCTCGCCGCCTTAGCGGATGCTCCGGATTCCGTGATCGCTACAGGCGGGGGAACGCCTACGGTGCCCGGGAATCTGGCACTTCTGCGGTCGATCGGCACGATGGTCTGGATAGACGTGGCGTTGGAGACCTTGATGCCGCGGATCGAACGCGCCGGAGGCGATCGGCCCTTGCTCTTCGGTTTGAAGGGCGACGCCTTGCGCGAACGGGTCATGGACCTGCTCGACCAGCGTGCCCTGGCATACAGTCAGGCACCAGTGCGTGTGCGAGGCGAAGGTGCGGCGGAGGAGGTCGTGGCGCGGATCGAAGCCGCACTCCTGGCTCAGCGCAAGTGA
- a CDS encoding SAM-dependent methyltransferase has protein sequence MNLAHDFWHQRYATGETGWDLGAPSTPLKEYLDQLTDKEQRILIPGGGRAWEAEYAHRLGFQNVLVLDLTDAPLNDLLERCPDFPRAHFIVGDFFAHRGRYDLILEQTFFCAIDPVLREQYVAQMHRLLNPGGKLAGVLFNDALNADKPPFGGFLNDYLPLFRPWFPSVTMEPCRNSIAPRAGRELWLNAEKHKPVGCELLDRFEDAALKQMPVVLHLNDGQKLACRISSIIARDGADWLILHGGKQLRADSVASME, from the coding sequence ATGAACCTCGCCCACGACTTCTGGCATCAGCGCTACGCCACTGGCGAGACCGGTTGGGACCTGGGTGCGCCCAGCACACCGCTGAAGGAATACCTCGATCAGCTCACGGACAAGGAACAGCGGATCCTCATTCCGGGCGGAGGGCGTGCCTGGGAAGCGGAATACGCGCACCGGCTCGGCTTCCAGAACGTCCTCGTCCTCGACCTCACCGATGCGCCGCTGAACGATTTGCTAGAACGCTGCCCGGATTTCCCGCGGGCGCATTTCATCGTCGGTGATTTCTTCGCGCACCGAGGCCGCTATGACCTGATCCTGGAGCAGACCTTCTTCTGCGCGATCGACCCCGTGCTCCGCGAGCAATATGTGGCGCAGATGCACCGATTGCTCAATCCTGGCGGGAAGCTGGCAGGGGTGCTCTTCAACGACGCCCTGAATGCGGACAAGCCCCCATTCGGCGGGTTCCTCAACGACTACCTGCCGCTCTTCCGACCCTGGTTCCCGAGCGTGACCATGGAGCCGTGCCGCAACAGCATCGCGCCGCGCGCTGGCCGCGAGCTCTGGCTGAACGCCGAGAAGCACAAGCCCGTGGGATGCGAGCTACTGGACCGTTTCGAGGACGCCGCTCTTAAGCAGATGCCGGTGGTGCTCCATTTGAACGATGGGCAAAAGCTCGCTTGCCGGATAAGCAGCATCATTGCACGAGACGGTGCAGACTGGCTGATCCTCCACGGCGGCAAGCAACTGCGCGCCGATTCCGTTGCCAGCATGGAGTGA
- a CDS encoding CoA transferase, translated as MESPLKDLLVIEAATVLAGPSVGLFLAELGARVVKVEPPTGDVTRSWKLPSEDPNGPVSAYFSSVNWGRTISAST; from the coding sequence ATGGAATCTCCGCTGAAGGACCTCCTCGTGATCGAGGCTGCCACGGTGCTCGCCGGCCCCTCCGTGGGTCTATTCCTGGCGGAGCTGGGCGCGCGGGTCGTGAAGGTGGAACCGCCCACAGGCGATGTCACCCGATCTTGGAAGCTGCCATCCGAGGATCCGAACGGACCAGTGAGCGCGTACTTCAGCAGCGTGAACTGGGGCAGGACCATCAGCGCCTCAACCTGA
- a CDS encoding tetratricopeptide repeat protein produces the protein MRDLFKLLPVVLLAACGGSDAAPDAKMIEARERIRSKEDSLFEHRAFDQRTALGMIDIYKAYAAAYPLDSMAPEYLFRAAGMHKSGQQPDEAIALYDRITHNYQSWRRRVDVLYMKALTLDDDLDQDGEAKRIYQQVINEYPDHPFARDAKAMIDNLGLTNEELIAKFKAMNDSAEAASAANR, from the coding sequence ATGCGAGACCTCTTCAAGCTCCTTCCCGTCGTGCTGCTCGCGGCCTGCGGAGGATCCGATGCTGCTCCTGACGCCAAGATGATCGAGGCCCGCGAGCGCATCCGGTCCAAAGAGGATTCGCTCTTCGAGCACCGCGCGTTCGATCAGCGCACGGCCTTGGGCATGATCGATATCTATAAGGCCTACGCTGCGGCCTATCCGCTGGACAGCATGGCGCCGGAGTACCTCTTCCGCGCCGCTGGAATGCACAAGAGCGGACAACAGCCCGATGAGGCCATCGCGCTCTATGATCGCATCACGCACAATTACCAGAGTTGGCGCCGCCGCGTGGACGTGCTGTACATGAAGGCCCTCACCCTCGACGATGATCTGGATCAGGATGGGGAGGCGAAGCGGATCTATCAGCAAGTGATCAATGAATACCCCGATCATCCCTTCGCGCGCGATGCCAAGGCCATGATCGACAACTTGGGACTGACCAACGAGGAGCTCATCGCGAAGTTCAAGGCGATGAATGACAGCGCGGAGGCGGCTTCAGCAGCCAACCGTTGA
- the bshA gene encoding N-acetyl-alpha-D-glucosaminyl L-malate synthase BshA has product MRIGIVCYPTFGGSGVVATELGMALAEKGHIIHFITYDRPVRLRDHPNVFYHEVRVSDYPLFDYQPYELVLTSKLVDVAKYEGLDLMHVHYAIPHASAAWMAQRILDAQGIRVPFITTLHGTDITLVGRDPSFEPVITFSMERSNAVTAVSESLRRDTYSHFPLKRDVQVIPNFVCLELYKHHHDPNLRQRYAPRGERLLVHVSNFRAVKRVDDVVGMFKLLRQQMPVRLLLIGDGPERQRIETQCRQDGTCDQIHFLGKMTRPEEVVASCDLFVLPSETESFGLAALEAMACGVPVVCSDSGGLPEVVSHGESGLLCPVGDARAFADAAAAILGDDASLAAYRQHALRSAARFDLMEILPRYESLYAQVLAQVKA; this is encoded by the coding sequence ATGCGCATCGGCATTGTCTGTTATCCCACCTTTGGCGGAAGCGGCGTGGTGGCCACCGAGCTGGGCATGGCCTTGGCGGAAAAGGGCCATATCATCCATTTCATCACCTACGATCGGCCGGTCCGGCTTCGCGATCACCCGAACGTGTTCTACCATGAGGTGCGCGTGAGCGATTACCCGCTCTTCGATTACCAGCCCTACGAGCTCGTGCTCACCAGCAAGCTCGTTGATGTGGCCAAGTACGAGGGCCTCGACCTCATGCACGTGCATTATGCCATCCCGCATGCCAGCGCAGCGTGGATGGCACAGCGGATTCTGGACGCGCAAGGCATCCGCGTGCCCTTCATCACCACCTTGCACGGCACCGACATCACGCTCGTTGGCCGCGACCCCAGCTTCGAGCCGGTGATCACCTTCAGCATGGAGCGGAGCAATGCCGTGACCGCCGTGAGCGAGAGCCTGCGCCGCGATACCTATTCCCATTTCCCGCTGAAGCGAGACGTGCAGGTGATCCCCAACTTCGTTTGCCTCGAACTGTACAAGCACCATCATGACCCCAACCTCCGGCAGCGCTATGCGCCGAGAGGCGAGCGCCTGCTCGTGCATGTCTCCAACTTCAGGGCGGTGAAGCGCGTGGATGACGTGGTGGGCATGTTCAAGCTGCTGCGGCAGCAAATGCCGGTGCGCCTGCTGCTGATCGGTGACGGGCCGGAGCGGCAACGGATCGAGACCCAATGCAGGCAGGATGGCACCTGCGATCAGATCCACTTCCTCGGAAAGATGACCCGCCCTGAAGAGGTGGTGGCCAGCTGCGACCTTTTCGTGCTGCCCAGCGAGACCGAGAGTTTCGGATTGGCTGCCTTGGAGGCGATGGCCTGCGGGGTGCCGGTGGTCTGCAGCGATTCCGGCGGACTGCCCGAAGTGGTCTCGCACGGGGAGAGCGGGCTCTTGTGCCCAGTGGGCGATGCGCGCGCCTTCGCCGATGCGGCCGCAGCGATACTCGGCGATGACGCAAGTCTCGCCGCATACCGGCAGCACGCCCTGCGCAGCGCTGCGCGCTTCGACCTGATGGAGATCCTGCCTCGCTACGAATCGCTGTATGCGCAGGTGCTGGCACAAGTGAAGGCGTGA
- a CDS encoding CoA transferase, translating to MEAAIRGSERTSERVLQQRELGQDHQRLNLKDAIDRARFDALLQDADVLITNHMAGDAEKLGLARERLSDLNPRLVHGHIKGFADQPGRPAYDVVLQAECGYISMTGSGPDHPAKMPIALIDMLAAHQLKEGLLLALLHRERSGMGSYVEVSLEEAALAGLINQASNFLMADAVARPMGTLHPNIAPYGEVFRCADAGRIILAVGSDAQFRVLCALLGSPAAATDARFASNALRVRHRSALHDALSPAFASEARDPLLERLLKGGVPAGAVRSMDEVLATPAARRMTLRSEIDGAHTMRLRGNAFRIGD from the coding sequence TTGGAAGCTGCCATCCGAGGATCCGAACGGACCAGTGAGCGCGTACTTCAGCAGCGTGAACTGGGGCAGGACCATCAGCGCCTCAACCTGAAGGATGCCATTGACCGAGCTCGGTTCGATGCGCTCTTGCAGGATGCCGATGTGCTCATCACCAACCACATGGCTGGTGACGCGGAGAAGCTCGGCCTTGCACGCGAGCGCCTCAGCGACCTGAATCCGCGATTGGTCCATGGCCACATAAAGGGCTTTGCCGACCAGCCGGGGCGCCCCGCCTATGATGTGGTGCTGCAGGCGGAGTGCGGCTATATCAGCATGACCGGCAGCGGACCCGACCACCCGGCGAAGATGCCCATCGCCCTTATCGACATGCTGGCCGCGCATCAGCTGAAGGAAGGCCTTCTGCTCGCTCTGCTCCATCGCGAGCGCAGCGGCATGGGAAGCTACGTTGAGGTCTCCCTTGAAGAGGCCGCGCTGGCAGGGCTCATCAATCAGGCGAGCAATTTCCTGATGGCCGATGCAGTGGCCAGGCCCATGGGCACGCTGCACCCCAATATCGCTCCGTACGGTGAAGTGTTCCGCTGCGCGGATGCGGGGCGGATCATCCTGGCGGTGGGCAGCGATGCGCAGTTCAGGGTGCTGTGCGCGTTGCTCGGATCGCCTGCAGCGGCAACCGATGCGCGATTCGCATCCAATGCCCTTCGCGTGCGGCATCGTTCGGCTCTGCACGATGCGCTATCACCAGCTTTCGCTTCAGAGGCCCGCGATCCGCTGTTGGAGCGATTGCTCAAGGGCGGGGTGCCGGCCGGGGCGGTGCGATCAATGGATGAAGTGCTCGCCACTCCCGCGGCGCGCCGAATGACCCTCCGATCCGAGATCGATGGTGCGCATACGATGCGGTTGCGCGGCAATGCCTTCCGCATCGGCGATTGA
- a CDS encoding BatA domain-containing protein → MSFLHPEFLWALTALIIPVLIHLFQLRRFKRLDFPNVRLLAEVTKQTRARRKVRHWLVLIVRCLALAALVLAFAQPSFTGTDDMPIGSDRAISVYIDDSYSMDGQNTQGRLLDQARKGAQDLVMSHRPTDRFQVLTGSFEARQQVLLSRDEALLAAAQADAGPWTRKLSRVLTRQREALTGSEAERKSAFLFTDLQRSIADVEAWRDDSLVRTVIVPIASSAAANISLDSAWFASPVRRLGQREELHVRITNHGPEERVGVPIRLSISGEQRGLLTISMAAGATVDTMLRFSNDLAGPHWAEVSLADQPVTFDDRLFLAYRTIDELRVLLISGGDAAGDRAIEAAYGTDSAHAITKSEFRSFDIATLAGQDLAILNALPEVAGGLAQALDVFVQNGGSLALFPPSQGEPERYAALLASMSAAASRVDTGTARVDRIDLEQPFYRDMFQTMPRNVDLPIVRERWSIKAAPGSDQLLRTQDGLPLLTRTRIGDGSAYLFATPLNERSGNLIRHALFAATLLRMAELARPAPPSYSVIGDEVSLSLSGIAIAGEQPPRLRGPGGTESIPELRRSMAGATLLLHDADLPAGHYALVSADADTLAAYAMNRSRYESDLGAFSVSELRTAIEQHGLTTFSVLDPGDDLSLRLADLGQRGKLWKWLIVIALLMLAMETILLRAAR, encoded by the coding sequence ATGTCGTTCCTGCACCCGGAGTTCCTATGGGCGCTCACCGCCCTGATCATCCCGGTCCTCATCCACCTCTTCCAGCTGCGGCGCTTCAAGCGCCTTGATTTCCCCAACGTGCGGCTGCTCGCCGAGGTGACCAAGCAGACGCGCGCGCGCCGGAAAGTGCGGCATTGGCTGGTGCTCATCGTCCGTTGCCTCGCTCTTGCCGCGTTGGTGCTGGCGTTTGCACAGCCGAGCTTCACAGGAACGGATGACATGCCGATTGGCAGCGATCGCGCCATTTCCGTGTACATCGATGACAGCTACAGCATGGATGGCCAGAATACGCAAGGCCGGCTGCTCGATCAAGCGCGCAAAGGCGCACAAGACCTGGTCATGTCCCATAGGCCCACGGACCGATTCCAAGTGCTCACAGGCTCGTTCGAGGCTCGGCAACAGGTCTTGCTTAGCCGTGACGAAGCCTTACTCGCCGCAGCGCAGGCCGATGCGGGGCCATGGACAAGGAAATTATCGCGGGTGCTCACTCGTCAACGTGAAGCACTCACCGGGAGCGAGGCGGAGCGGAAGAGCGCCTTCCTCTTCACCGACTTGCAGCGCAGCATTGCGGATGTTGAGGCTTGGCGGGATGACAGCCTCGTGAGGACCGTGATCGTCCCCATTGCATCCAGCGCCGCGGCCAACATCAGCCTCGATTCGGCGTGGTTCGCTTCGCCTGTCAGGAGACTGGGCCAGCGTGAAGAACTCCATGTGCGAATCACCAACCACGGCCCTGAAGAGCGTGTTGGGGTGCCCATCCGATTATCCATCAGCGGGGAGCAGCGCGGGCTGCTCACGATCAGCATGGCCGCCGGCGCCACGGTGGATACCATGCTTCGCTTCAGCAACGACCTGGCCGGCCCGCACTGGGCTGAAGTCTCACTTGCGGACCAGCCGGTGACTTTCGATGACCGCTTGTTCCTTGCCTATCGCACCATTGACGAACTGCGCGTGCTTCTGATCAGTGGCGGCGATGCCGCTGGGGATCGCGCCATCGAAGCCGCCTATGGCACGGACAGCGCGCATGCGATCACCAAGAGCGAGTTCAGGAGCTTCGACATCGCAACCTTGGCCGGGCAGGACCTTGCGATCCTGAACGCTTTGCCTGAGGTCGCTGGTGGCCTGGCGCAGGCCCTGGATGTGTTCGTGCAGAATGGTGGCAGCTTGGCCTTGTTCCCTCCGAGCCAAGGTGAACCGGAACGCTATGCAGCGCTGCTCGCGTCGATGAGCGCCGCTGCCTCGCGCGTGGATACCGGAACAGCTCGTGTCGATCGGATCGATTTGGAGCAGCCGTTCTATCGAGACATGTTCCAGACCATGCCGCGCAATGTGGACCTGCCGATCGTGCGTGAGCGATGGAGCATCAAGGCAGCGCCCGGTAGCGATCAGCTGCTGCGCACTCAGGATGGGCTTCCTCTTCTCACCCGGACTCGAATCGGCGATGGTTCCGCCTATCTCTTCGCCACGCCCCTCAATGAACGCAGCGGCAACCTTATCCGCCATGCGCTCTTTGCGGCTACGCTGCTTCGCATGGCCGAGTTGGCCAGACCCGCTCCGCCTTCCTATTCCGTGATCGGCGACGAGGTGAGCCTGTCCTTGAGCGGAATCGCGATCGCTGGAGAGCAGCCACCCAGGCTGCGAGGACCTGGGGGGACCGAATCGATACCGGAGCTGCGCCGCTCGATGGCGGGCGCCACACTGCTCCTGCATGACGCCGACTTGCCTGCAGGGCATTATGCGCTGGTCTCCGCGGATGCCGATACCCTGGCTGCATACGCCATGAACCGATCCCGCTACGAAAGCGATCTTGGCGCTTTCTCTGTGAGTGAATTGCGCACCGCCATCGAGCAGCACGGACTCACGACATTCTCCGTGCTGGACCCCGGCGATGATCTTTCGCTACGTTTGGCCGACCTCGGTCAGCGAGGCAAGCTCTGGAAATGGCTGATCGTGATCGCCCTGCTCATGCTCGCTATGGAGACCATCCTGCTCAGAGCCGCCCGATGA
- a CDS encoding dihydroorotase, giving the protein MNDLILRRTHVVDPGGPHHGSEQDILIRDGMVARVGLRLPKGNATEVRIDGLHLSVGWIDLRAHFRDPGEEWKCGVKNGLDAAAAGGFTAVCALPSTTPATDGRSGIGYWLRKAEGHAVRLLPLGAITQGCEGKQLAEMADMRAAGAVAFTDDQRSIANSRLMALALQYSAGLPGGAPPIMAFSQDKHLVANGAMHEGVMSASLGLRGIPAEAEALQLARDIALAEYAGGHLHAATVSTAQAVELLRQAKARKLHVTASVAAHNLMLDDASMRSFDSNFKVMPPLRDQAHIDALRLGLKDGTIDAIVSDHRPEDREHKLVELGLAAFGIIGLETAFAVSSTALKAGISIRRIVERFTTGPREVLGLPAAHITEGAKAELTLFDPGADWILTESDLVSHARNTPFMGTRFTGRAVGIVANGQLRLAPAYAGVIV; this is encoded by the coding sequence ATGAATGACCTGATCCTGCGCCGCACCCATGTGGTGGACCCTGGAGGCCCGCATCACGGATCCGAGCAGGATATCCTCATTCGCGACGGAATGGTCGCCCGGGTTGGCCTGCGGTTGCCCAAGGGCAATGCCACCGAGGTCAGGATCGATGGGTTGCACCTCAGCGTGGGCTGGATCGACCTGCGCGCGCATTTCCGCGATCCAGGAGAGGAATGGAAATGCGGAGTGAAGAACGGGCTCGACGCCGCAGCCGCCGGCGGCTTCACTGCCGTCTGCGCTTTGCCCTCGACCACCCCTGCCACGGATGGCCGTTCGGGTATTGGCTATTGGCTGCGGAAGGCCGAGGGGCATGCCGTTCGTTTGCTTCCCTTGGGCGCGATCACGCAGGGCTGCGAGGGCAAGCAGCTCGCGGAGATGGCTGATATGCGCGCAGCGGGCGCGGTTGCCTTCACTGATGATCAGCGGTCCATCGCCAACAGCAGGCTGATGGCGCTCGCGCTCCAGTACAGTGCAGGCCTGCCGGGTGGTGCTCCACCGATCATGGCTTTCTCACAGGACAAGCACCTGGTCGCGAATGGCGCCATGCACGAGGGTGTGATGAGTGCCAGCCTTGGCTTGCGCGGAATCCCGGCAGAGGCGGAAGCGCTCCAATTGGCTCGCGACATCGCACTGGCAGAATATGCAGGCGGCCATTTGCACGCGGCCACCGTGAGCACGGCGCAGGCCGTGGAGCTGCTGAGGCAGGCCAAGGCCCGCAAACTGCACGTCACCGCTTCCGTGGCCGCGCACAACCTGATGCTTGATGATGCCTCGATGCGCAGCTTTGACAGCAATTTCAAGGTGATGCCCCCATTGCGCGACCAAGCGCATATCGATGCCCTTCGGCTAGGCCTGAAGGATGGCACCATCGACGCCATCGTCAGCGATCACCGACCGGAGGACCGGGAGCACAAGCTGGTTGAATTGGGGCTTGCGGCCTTCGGGATCATCGGCTTGGAAACCGCCTTTGCTGTGTCCAGCACAGCGCTGAAGGCGGGCATCTCGATCCGCCGGATCGTGGAGCGATTCACGACAGGACCGCGCGAGGTGCTGGGGTTACCTGCTGCGCATATCACCGAAGGCGCCAAGGCGGAACTCACGCTCTTCGACCCGGGAGCGGATTGGATCCTCACAGAGAGCGACCTCGTGAGCCACGCGCGCAACACGCCCTTCATGGGGACGCGATTCACCGGTAGAGCCGTTGGCATCGTTGCCAATGGCCAACTGCGCTTGGCCCCGGCTTATGCCGGCGTCATCGTTTGA